Part of the Panicum virgatum strain AP13 chromosome 4N, P.virgatum_v5, whole genome shotgun sequence genome is shown below.
tagtgacatgaaaatgtgtgctttttagcagCAAACCCcgatgtatttcttagttcttaattattatcgttatattaataaaatgtgtattttttagtattctagtgacatgaaaagctcctaAAATATTAAgaacaagttcaaagatttcatagactcccggctacaactacaaattaatggtaaaggctacaacacacaaagttaagctctcaacttaaaacataaacaactaattgcagtggcatgtgcacgcgacaaaataatttcttgttgcatctaaacctaccatgccttatggaatgtaaaatgccgggattacatggtactactctactgagtgcacctaggatatttgcccttcctaattgcttcggccccggcttccttcgcacggcgtgccctctctcgctttctctccctgtaagcttcacgttcggccgccgccttacgatccacctcctcaatcctcttgcggatctcttcttgctcttttttgcacttctcctcttgctgttcctcgtgcttcattcggcgccaacgttctgcagcccaccttgctttttgttccacaatgtcctttgcctgctgcgactgcacggtgtcgaaccactgcataaaatcacaaagaggcggaggagactttgtccaacacaagttagaatcataactcaatgttaggtcacagagaaaaatagcgtatgttctcctgctaccttggcccggtctttgctgtatcgcttaggtggatcatattcgtagttctcacacataaagaacctcatgccatagtcatctcctaaaacctcagattgcatgaacttgcataatgaaccgcagaagcacattggcacatcaattccttcgggtacggtggctttacacatgctccacggaatgtaggttgatcctgacgaagacattggcgctattgtgtggtgcgccaaataaaaaaacaatgatttaagcaatgcacatatcgtataccaaatcgatgcgtgaaaatataggtactgtcataattctattgtcttatactgcaatatcaataaggtactgtcataattatattctaatgtataattattttattcgaaaaagtctgtaatagtactcagattgtaatactaaaccagtgttctaaagcaccaaatctaattcagctaatccactaattaaattaaattgttatacaatatcaacgaatttatacggaagttaccggtagatcacaagtgcggaattcggcagagcttcgccgcttcccttctccttacccctctcttttttctggatttttggtggattttttgaggtcaaatgaggagggaatgaggggggAGGCCTTATATAGGGAGGGGTGACCTGGTCgccctcggggggggggggggggcgacaggcccccccagTCGCCCGCgggaggggcgaccggccccctggAGCCTGTAGGCTGGGCCCACTGGtcggtcgcccctggggtgggcgacagggtcctgtcgtccgttgggggggcgacagatcccctctttttttttctccagggactttgttgtaaatttgaagaagaaaaaaattacatttgagccctgtcgccccccatagggcgaccggggtatatttttgaaattttccaaaacggacatatatttttgaaattttaatttttttttaaatataaaaaagaaaaaaccgctttGTTTGCAGGTCCAAAATAGTCAGCCCAGCCCAAATGACAGGCTCCTGTaaagccggcgccggcgcactagcttaaaaaaaaaagttagtcCCAACGAAAATGCTAACTCACCAGGAATCGAACGGGCGAACCTGTTGGTTTGAGACAATAGTGCTAAACCACTGGGGTGCACCTGACGTGGTGTTTGAATAGAGTTATTTATCATTTTGACTAGTaattcttctatttcttttttgcTCCAACAAATCACGCACCCGACGGGATAGACACAGATTTGGCAGCAGCCTCCGCTGCCCCGCGGCCTGTGCGATCCAATCCGCCGGTGAGACTTCTCCAATCCTCCGGGGAGGCTGCTCCAACCCGCCGGAGAATCTGCTCCAACCCGGTAGTCACATCTGAAATTCTGGACCTGGAACTTTCATTGTGGATGATGTATTCATATCTTTTGGGCATGAACATTCCTTTGTGACTGATGTATGCATATCTGAATTTCTGGATATGAAGTGATGTGGACATCTTTTACCATATTATGTCATCTTAACAAGAAAAAATAACATGTACAATGAGACAAGGTGCTGTGCAACTCTTAAAGATAAACTTGAAGATCTGGAGCAGAAATCAGAGGAATCAAGGGTGAAGCAATTGGAAGAGATTGAGAAACTTGAAGATCGACAATGAAGAGATTTGTGCTCTTGTTTGATGTTTGTTTAACATGAACAAAGTGTAGGTCACTCTTTCATAACCTTCTTGATTCATGATAGTTCGATCTTTTGATTTATTTTGCTACTTGGGACTTTGGTTGGTTTGGGTGAGATGCCTCTTTTGACTTATTTTGCTACTAGAGACTTTAGCTGGTTTGAGTATGACGTGACTTATATTTTATTAGTGCTAGTTGGCCGGATGATACTCACTTTTCAAACCTTGTAATTTTGTTCGAGCTGGATGGCTTGAtgatttgtaattattttgctACGATGGAGATGTATGAATTCTGGAAGGATGTGAATTGGATTATTTGTATTGTAATTTTGTATTGGCCGTTGTTTATGGGTTTGATTTAATCGGTCCAGATGTGTGAAATAGAATGTATGGGCTGAAATGGATGAAATAATTGAAGTTCTGTATGCATTGTGTTGGGCTTGTATGAAATAATTGTTTTATGGGCCTATAAAGTATGTTTGACATCAAGAAATTAAATGGATCAGCCCATAGACGAATTTGATTAGCCCAAGTACGAATTTAGAATTCAAATGGCCCATAACATGAGCCCATAATAGAAATAGATCCGCTTGGAACAAAGAAAAAAGGCTGAAATAAGATTTTAAAACAGCCCAGTCCATCACTTGTGAGTGTAGGATTTTGTGACGTTTTTATGTTGACTAAGGACGAAAATAAAATGTCACAAAATAATGACGAAGGAAGTATCGCCACAAGTATTTTGTGACGAAAACATATCAAATCGTCACAGAATATCTTTTAACACTCACATTCTGTGACAAAGAAACGATCGTCATTGAATCGTCACTGATTTAATTATATGACGTATTTTTGAGGTTTTTTTGATAGAAATGAATCGTCATAGAATGTTAGATTTCTTGTAGTGTGGTGTGAGATTgaaaatatcatgaaattgtCTGCTAATTTAATTGAAAGACTTCAAATATGCTAACTCACTGCTCAGTGATGCTAagtagaaatatattttccaaTTAGTATTAGGTATCACTAAAGTATAATATAACACGTGCGTGTCGCACATGCACAAAACTAGTTACATAAAAATAGTTATTGTCATGAGAAGCTCCCGGAGCCTTTTACATGACACTTCCATGTGAGCCCAAACACTTTCTGAGAACCAGAGTTAAGGTGCCCAAACACAACCAAATGTATAAGAATATCCGAGTGTTTTCAATTTTGATTGGCCGGGTTTAATTCATTTTCTATTACTTTTTGAATCGAAAAAAATCTTGTTGGGGATTCTTGGTCCGTGATATATTTATTTTGATAATTTGCTATTAAAACTCCTGAAATGCCAAGATTGGACAAGATTACCCTTTCGCCACTTGAGAAACATTGTGAAGGAAAATGAAAAAAGACCATCGGCTACTTGTTAAAAGTACTCGGAATCCACCAAATCAAGTGTAGATATTTAAAGTTAGAttaagttttatttgaatataaAATTCATTTTCGCATTCAAGTATATTGACTAAAAAAAAGTGGATACTTTTTTTTATTCCACTCATGGAGGCATGGCTGAAAAATAGCGCATGAAGGTAGGGAGAAGGGGACGAGGTGGGTCCTACCCACCTAACCAATTTCTCGTAAATCCATGGCGTTTTTCCCTATGAATGTACTCCTTCCCTCCAAGAATATAAGCATTTGTAGTTTCGGTCAAAGTCAAACATTTTAATCTTTGACTTATGATATCtcgtaaaataaaaaatatgaatatAAAGATTTACATATTATGATAGTTGTTTTTACTCTATCAATAGTTAAAATTAGAATTGTTTGACTTTGATCAAACCCAGAAATACTTATATTTTTAGACAGAAAGATTATATACGTTGCATGTGTCGCACAAAGAGGACGTGCCCTAAAGTCACGGGCTCCCCCGCGAACGGCCATGAGCCGTCGCATCGTCACATCCTTCCACAGCAGGACGACGCCGAGATCCTTCCCAGCACGCGGCCAAGGGTGCATGGAGCAAAGACATGATATTTTCGTCGTGCCGCGGTGCCACGTCCATTGCTAAAAAGTCATTTCTTAGGATCTAAATTTTAGTAGTGTTACATCAAATGTTTCACTACATATTTGGAGTACTAAACATGAGATAATTATAAAACCAAGTGCAGAACCCCGATGCTAAtttacgagacaaatctattaagcctaattaagaCATCATTAGaagatgtttactgtagcatcacattGTCTAATTTTGACCTAATTAGGCTTGatagatttgtctcgtcattTAACTCTAGAGTTATGTAATGGGTTTTGTCATTATTTTAAGTTTAGTACTTCTAAATAGCATTCCAAACATCGATATGATAGTGCTAAATTTTAGGGTCCAGGAAACGAACACTAGTGGCATAGTAATTCACCATGTGGCTGGACTGGGACGGCACCGGTTGCATATCATCTGCGTACGCATGAACGGCCAAAAAGAGCAGTCGCGTCACATCTGTCCACGGCACAGGACGAAGGACGCCGAGTCGCCGAGACCCCCCTTCCCAGCACGCGGCCAAGACCCTTCCCAGCACATCTGTCGAAAAAATCTTGTTGTGGATTCTTGGTCAGTGATACGCCACTTGAGAAACATTGTGAAGGAAAATGAAAAAAGACCATCGGCTACTTGTTAAAAAGTACCCGGAATCCACCAAATCAAGTGTAGATATTTAAAGTTAGATTAAGATTTATTTGAATATAAAATTCATATTTGCATTCAAGTATATTCTGACTTAAAAAATGTGGATACTTTGTTTTTATTCCACTCATGGAGACGTGGCTGAAAAATAGCGCCGGAAGGTAGGGAGAAGGGGACGAGGTGGGTCCTGCCCACCTAACTAATTTCTGGTAAATCCACGGCGCTTTTCCCTGagaatgtactccctccgttcaagAATATAAGTATTTCTAGTTTCGGTCAAACTCAAACATTTTAATCTTTGACTTATGATATCtcttaaaataaaaaaagatgaaTATAAAGATTTACATATTATGATAGTCGTTTTTACAATGAATCTAACTATATCATTTATACTTGATCAAacatcataatttttttctCTATCGATAGTTAAAATTAGAATTGTTTGACTTTGACCAAATCCATAAATACTTATATTTTTGGAGAGAGAGTAGATACGTCACATGTGTCGTACAAAGATGACGTGCCCTAAAGTCACGGGCCTCCCCGCGAACGGCCAGGAGCCGTCGCATCGTCACATCCTTCCATGGCAGGCCGGACGACGCCGAGATCCTTCCCAGCACGCGGCCAAGGGTGTGTGGAGCAAAGACACGATATTTTCGCGGTGCCGCGGCGCCACGTCCATTGCTAAAGCCTAAAAGTAGTAGGCGTGGCACTTAGTCGTAGTGGCATAGTAATTCACCGTGTGGCTGGACGGGGACGGCAACGGTTGCATATCATATGCGTACGCATGAACGGCCAAAAAGAGCCGTCGCCTCACATCTTTCCACGGCACAGGACGAAGGACGCCGAGACCCTTCCCAGCACGCGGCCAAGGGCGCGACGGTGGCGCGGCGCCACGTCCATTGTTAAAATTATTGGGCATACTAATTCATCAGCATGTGACTGGAATTGTACGGCACCGGATGCATATATAGAATGCATGCTATTGCGTACGTCCTCTATATAAAGGCGCCTTCGCATTGAGCTTTCCACTCAACTCATCATCTGGCTCAgttatcaaaagaaaaaaaaaaaggtatgaGAAGTGCAGTCCTGGCCATGAAGGCCCTCGTCCTGAGCGCGCTGCTCCTCACCTTTGCGGGGGTGATCACTCACGCCCAGCAGTGCGGCAGCCAGGCGGGTGGCAAGAAGTGCCCTAACAATCTGTGCTGCAGCCCGTGGGGGTACTGCGGCACCGGCCCCGACTACTGCGGCAACGGCTGCCAGAGCGGCCCGTGCTCGGGCTTTGGCACGCTCAGCGCTGAGCAGTGCGGCAGGCAGGCCGGGAACAAAAACTGCCCTAACAACCTCTGCTGCAGCCAGTGGGGGTTCTGCGGCTTAGGCGGCGACTACTGCGGCAATGGATGCCAGAGCGGCCCGTGCTACGGTGAGCTCGGCGCCGAGCAGTGCGGCAGACAGGCTGGAGGTAAGAAGTGCCCTAACAGTCTCTGCTGCAGCCGCTTCGGATActgcggctccggcggcgactACTGCCGCAACGGCTGCCAGAGCGGGCCGTGCCacaccaccgccggcgccgtgccCAAGCTCAGCCGGGCCTTTCTGGACCAGGTGTAAAATATCACGTCGTGCCGACGTCTGCGTGCAGCACTCCTACTCTATGAAATAAAAGGTGCTGCTACTACGTATGTGCGTACCGGAACTAGTGGAGGGCCGAGTATGCGTCCGCATGCATAGGTGAAAGCCCATATGTATTCTCTCTCTGTACAGTATCTTGTATGAATAAAGTTGGATATATGTGACTGTGTCCTTGCGTTCTATGAAAATTACTTACtttatcatgcatgcatgcattaaACCATCTGGGCATATAATACCTCAGCATTTTTCTTCGTGTGACGGCGGTTTGTAAAATAAACTGCTCTAAGTTCTCGCTTCACAAATATAATAAAAAAGGAAATTTACCTcaaattcagaaaaaataaCATATGGCTAATTCAGGCTTTGGATCAACTTGCGACtgcatataaatttgaatgGACTATTGCAAATGTTACCAAATTAAATGATCCTAAAGTCACCTTAGGATAACCTTAGATACGTGTGTATAACACCATGGCATCATCTTATTTTCACCTCCTGCACTTCACTATTCATCCGTGTGAAGCAATTACATATAAACATGGATATAGTACATGCATGGCTGAATGAGGAAATTAGAAAATTTTAACCTCTCCGATTCTGCATAATATAGCAAGTTAGAAATGCTCTGAATGCAACCAAGGAAAAACTGACCGACTTAGATCTCTCACTACAACAGAACGCCTCAAAAGTGTCAGGCGATTGTAGATGGATCCACGAAACTTGACAGAAATTGTTATTTGGCATCAAAAGTTTCCTTTAACCAACACACCTGAGAGGGCAGTGAAACTAAACTAAGAGGCAAACAATGATGTGCGCTGTAAGCTATAGTCGACTCTACAAATTTGCACAGTCAATTCTTGGGCACCTTACAGTACTTTCTCCATGTTTTGCAGTCGGGTGTTAAATACAAAGCCTACTGCATAATTTCGCAGATAGTTTGCATTTGCATCCGATACACTATTGTTTGAAAAATTATATCAGTTTTTCTTATGAGCCGTCTTGTATTGTCGATGTGAAGTGAAAATTAGATTCTCCTCACTATTACCCACAAAAAAATTACTGAGCTGATTATTGCCGGTTATTAACTTCAGCTCACTGCTAGGTTTGGTGTGACGAGATGGCGGGAAAATCAATGTATAGAGATTTTACAATACTCTGCGTCTTCTTAATGTGATGACATCGTCTTTGAGAATCACGGACAAGTCGCGTCCTCAGCCAACAAGTTATTTACCATATGTAGACACAAAATTTCTTGAGCCAACAACAGTACAGGAAGATAGATTTCTCGACTTATACAAAGTCATGCATGTTCTAATACttgacttgtttttttttgaagggtcaCCGGAAGGGGAGAGGATCCCCCTCCTGAATTTTCATTGCTTATGTGGCCCAAGACGGCCTGATGGATGAAAAGATTTTGTTACAGGGTGTAGTGTAGTTTTACATTGCCTAATGAAAAATAGAGCACCAAACATCTCCAAGCGCCGCGTCGGCAACGGGGAAGCCTGCATGCCCACAGCCTGGCTTCAGCTTTACAGTTTTGCAGTAGTTGGATCACTGTTGCCTCTTCTCCTCGGAAGACAACACCATTCCGTCGCTTCCACAACTGCAAGCAGCACAGTAGCACAAAAGTCTCAAAGTGCAGAGCCGGGATGTTCGGTGGccagtgtggcagaaccacctgaattatcccggctcaagtgcgtgggccatcaccataaaggcaacactggctcaaacgcacttcaatcggaataattcttggtctgtcgggtaacgtcccgatacaatcaccggttctcggatcgaacaagcataccccgcacgaaggtgagtccagagatattacaaccatatataTTTTACAAGACAGGCATAATAGTTATTACACAAGTTCAAAGTAacattacaggtccaaacttagtaaaatagttatacaagccataactttaagttcagagtttgataAGCAGCAGGAAGAGaatacgacggctacaacacgtcgcaaaagtataccaagctagcccaagcaaggtatcacttgtcagggtcattgccggccgaagacggatcccattctacggaccagccaggaggtaaagagcagggccaagacagactagcgatctggtcctcaaaactcatacctgaaaaaggtttcaacagcaaggctgagtattctaatactcagcaagaattaaccgtcaacgggtatacgtagcccacctaactagactatgctgggttctgtgaggctctggttttccttttactgaaaagtaataaagagtaggtccttagtttcaaattttagcttccaagattctagttgattaaccattctatgtaagcaactactattcaaccatggtagaattttaagcaaacatcaagattgatcataataatgttgctcttattactctgtgtggcaaagagatcaagcagtcccaaaccgtgagaagcggacgattcgaatcgaatttgttaacctggccaggcagacctaacacatacgtttggaacaccgttgggtcgttcccaaacaaccgtttacctttctttccggcatgtggatagggtcactctccccgactacagggcaccaacctcgtccctgaagccgcggtgttgcgcaacataaacaaaaaataaaacctatccctaagagagagtgaaaggtatatccactccccggtccaatcggctactaggcttaccgcgtaccatatttacggcatgtggctagtacgttcaaaaacttaactagcactaccacacaccgcaaccttagcaagttcatcaacacagacggggtctcacccaaggtcatgatatcgaacacaaacccgtccgtcgtccttatattgatagcagaaagtaaacaagcaattcctatagagctcgcgagtgatagacaatcactcgacttttaccggtcctataagcttagcaattattcgaactcaggtctagtgttcagtacataggttcctaggatcatgcatctagggtttcaattcaaatcctaagaactgtaaatacacaagtaagtaataacgataatttgtaataatttgaaatatgggttatatccggggcttgccttctcagtagtcgctagctagattagccttgggctcttccgaactttggtccgggtcttcagtcagcaCAGCGGCGTGCACTTGGGCTTcgtgatcacctccttcggactccgggatcagctcgtacgtcccgttaGCTAACACcgtagtatctatatgtgatgcaagaacagtattataaacatacaCACGATGTGGTGAAGCTGCGGTTAAcacaaagcaaacaaaattaatacacacatgggaagtcatttatggagtagataactaacatttctaactacacaaggcatcatgatcaacagcacaaaagaggCTCACtacttcataaacaagttgtAGTGGTTCCTATAGCATgcaagtcatggtttgctaataattaaacaactcagcacacatt
Proteins encoded:
- the LOC120669881 gene encoding root-specific lectin-like; translated protein: MRSAVLAMKALVLSALLLTFAGVITHAQQCGSQAGGKKCPNNLCCSPWGYCGTGPDYCGNGCQSGPCSGFGTLSAEQCGRQAGNKNCPNNLCCSQWGFCGLGGDYCGNGCQSGPCYGELGAEQCGRQAGGKKCPNSLCCSRFGYCGSGGDYCRNGCQSGPCHTTAGAVPKLSRAFLDQV